The genomic region ccagcctgctcctctctccctgcaacagccccagccccaggagagcagcagcagccctaaggaagcagcagcagcacccccagccccaggggagcacccccagccccctggctgcccctgcattGCCCCAGGGCCAAACCTGCCTGCAGAGACTCACGTGAGAGGCCCGtggtgctggaggaggctggggctgAAGAAGTTGCCACAGATGCAAACAAGGAGGGCCCTGTGGAGCCCAGCACTGAGGTAGTGCTGGTGGTGGAGGCCGTGCTGGCAGCTGTGGATGTCACTGCAGGGACAAACAGCTCCAGGTGAACAAGCAGAGCACACTGAGCTCCCACCCCCTGCAcaacagccctgctgggagggTGACACCAACTGCCCAGCCACACCTGGTTCTGGGCCATGTCAGCATTTCAACCTCCTTACCCTCTTATTCTCCCTCCACTCCTTGTCTTGCACCATCTGCCCCTTTAAGATTGTGCCTCCCTTCCGCTGTGCTCCCCAAACAAGCACAGAACAGAATCTGGCATGTGGGACACAATCAGAACCACAGGACACAGTGTCCAAAGGCTCTGGGAACTGTCACAGATCCCCACTGCCAAGGCAAACCAACAGGAACAAACACTTGTGGCCCCTTCCCACACCCCAGTATAAGAGATTTGTCTGCTTCCAACAGACAGCTACAgccaggaggagagcagagtcCCCAGAGCCTTGAGGAATTGTTTTCTGGAACAGCTCCCTACCTCCCAGCTTGGCTCCAAAGCTCAGGGTGGGTGCCTGGCTGGTGCTTGTGGTCAGTGTTGCTGTGCTTGTACTGGTGGCTGCTGTTGAAGGCTGTGCCCCAAAGGTCAGGCCTGGAACcaggagcaaaaggaaaagatggaATTCCTTCCTCCAGGCTAAAGAGCAagtgctgcccagcactgcagcccctggacAGGCCTGTCAGAAACACCTCTGGCCCCAGCACaagccaggggctgcagagccaaaCCCCCACTGCATCCCCAGATACACCCATGCCAAAGGCTCCAGCCCCCAGCTGCCCCCCgaggctgtgtcacagcacagggcacagctgtgacagccaggacacacacagtgtcaccatACAATTTCAGAAAGCCTCAACCCACACACAGTAAGACCAAACCACTGcagaaggctgcaagcatcTGCCCTGCTTGTTTTTTATCCCAATCTTTTACCCTCCTCATGTTgaagccctgtccctgtgtgccctctgctccctttggtggttgctcagcacacctgggcaccccatggctcattgctgtcagtgctgctcacctgctgctcacagatgtgcccactggggatggggctgggccagcccatcccagtgaccccaaactgtgcctgcagccccatcccagtgaccccaaactgtgcccgcagccccatcccagtgaccccaaactgtgcctgcagcacagccccatcccagtgaccccaaactgtgcctgcagccccatcccagtgaccccaaactgtgtccccgtgtcccagTGTGACACCCCACGCCCCCCAGGCTGCTCACCCACCTGAGGGCTGCCCCCCGAGGCTGAagggtgctgctgtggaggtggcagctgccagggtggccgtgctggtgctggcagcagccgcAGGGGCCGTGCCAAAGCTCAGCCCGGCCGCCGTGGCCGGCGCAGCCGCGGTGCCGATGCTGAACCCGGCCGTGCCCGCCTGGCTCGTGCTGCCACTGGAGAAGGTGAAGCCTCCTGGGGTCCCAGAGACagccgtgctgctgctgctgctggcagcagagccaaagGCAAAGCCAGACGGGGCTGCTGCCTGGCTCGAGGGGGTGCTGGTTGCAGCAGGGGCACCAAAGGAAAAGCCCCCCGTGAttgcaggagctggagtggcagtgctggctccaaaggtcacttttggggtgtttgccctggggaagaaaagaaaagaaaagaaatgaagcCATTCTCCTTGAGACACACATCCACCCAAGTGCACAGCTGGCTTCCTCCCTGAGCATTTGCTGACAGCAGAAAGCTCCTTTCAGAGAATGCACAGCTggccaggctgtgtcccagtTCTGCCAACAGACTccatccagctgctgccaccgCCATTCCCCTCAGGGCTCATTCCACTGCCTGTCCCTTCATGGCCTCCACCCACCCAGGTACCACAGGGCATTTTATGGAGTACACGTggagctgctccttctctcAGCTCACCATTTCCATTCCCTCTACCCAAGGCTGTTTTTTCCTGCTCGTCCCCATTTGAGctcccttcccacagctcccatCTGGCGagctttgccagcagcagctctgcagaaccGCTCCAGAGCTCGCCGCCTCTCCCGATCGGCAAATCCCTCCCAAAGTGCCGGGAAAGCATTCAGAGCGCTCCGGATCCGGGTCAGAGAGAACGAGACGTTTGATATTGGGCAGCAGAGCTTCGGCATTTCTGCGTGCTGGCGTCTGCAGCCCCGTTCCGGCCGGGATCGCGGCACATCCCCTTCCCCACGCGCGGGGCTCCCGTGCGaacggagcggggccggggccggggctcgcCGAGCCCTGCAGGGCGCTGGGAGGAGCCGGCACAAGGGGCAGGGCTCGCTCCGAGCAGCTTTGCCCGGAGAGCCCTCGCCCGGCACCCACGGGACCCCGCTCCCTCCGTCCCTCTGTCCGTCCCGCCCGGGCCCGGCTCTCACCCCATTGAGAAGGCGGCGGCTGTCGTGGCGGCGGGGGCCGCGCTGGCCGAGCCGAAGCTGAAGCCGGAGGGCTGCGCGGCCGTGCCCGGCCTGCTGAAGGAGAAGAGCCCGGCGGGCTGgctgccgcccgccgccggcgcCGCGCTGCCGAAGCTGAAGCCGGTGGAGGCGGGGGCGGGCGCCGGCGCGGAGAAGGAGAAGCCGCTGGTGGCCgtggtggcggcggcggcggcggctcgggGCGCGCCCAGGCCGAAGGCGCCGCCGGGCGCGGCCGCCCCGAAGCTGAACTGGCTCAtggccgggcggcggcggcggcggcgcgggccgAGCTCCGGCAGCGCCGCGGCACCGGGACCGCGCTTGGCGATGTCGTCaccgcgccccgccccgcccgcccccgcgcCTTCCCGCCTCCGCGCCCATTGGGTGGCGCGGCCGCCACTCGCGCGATGGCGGCTCCGATTGGCTATGAGGGAGTGAGGGGCGGGGCGTGTCGGGGTTGCTGTGGGGATGAGGGACGCGGCTGCGGTAGCGGAGTGAGGGACGGGGGAGAGACCGGAGCGAGGGACGGGGGAAGAGACCGGAGCGAGGGACGGGGGAAGAGACCGGAGCGAGGGACGGGGGAAGAGACCGGAGCGAGGGACGGGGGAGAGACCGGAGCGGGGGACGGGGGAGAGACCGGTGCGAGGGACGGGGGAGAGACGGAGCGGAGTGAGAGATCGGAGTGAGGGACGGGGGAGCGACCGAGCGGAGTGAGAGACAAGGGACACCGGGCCGGGTTGCGGGACACGGGGTGCCGGACAGGGGACACCGGGAGCCGAGGGAGCCGCTGGAGCTCCCTcgggaggtttaggttggtgTCTGGGATGATTCTTCCCCCAGAGGTGGTCGGGCACGGGAACAGGATCCCCCATAGTGGTCACATTTCCGAGGCTGGCGGAGTGTGAAGAGCATTTGGACGGCACTCCCAGGtattgtattattattattttctgccCCTgatgaggggagagaatgatgtATCTGAttccatcttatcagaagggtaattaattactttattatactatattattctatattatattacactctgttacattacatctaaactgaatctgccaagcactcaacccTGCACACGCTGCCCAGAATCTCGTGCCTGTCCCCCAGCAGTCccgacacacacacacacacacacacctggccctgacaggccaaggaaacaaaacaccatcactgtgggtaaacaatctccttgttgcattctgctttggcacaaacacaggcacagcaaataagaattgtgttttccctttctctgaggttcagagaatgtgaatcccagaaatattcttgggaagaattgtgtcttgcttttctctgtgaagggAAATGTGGTGATACCCAGGCACGTGCTGGGGTCGGcctgtcctgcacagggccaggaaATCCTGATGGGTCCCATCCCACTCAGCATATTTTTGATTTTATGTTCCATATTCTTTGATTTTATGTTCCATTTTACATGTTTTGTCATCACACACACAGGAACTTGGCTAAACTTTTCCTTCCCAAACACGCAGCAGCAAAATTGTGCTTTGCAGGCTGTTCCAAGCACATTTGGTTCCTGCTTCATCTGCCActtgttttccctgcacagGTGAGCAGTGACTATGGATTTGGACAGCATGTTCTCAGGCTCTTCCCTGCAGAGCCTTGCCAAACTGCTACGTGATGCTCCagaggaggatgatgatgatgataatgtGGTGAGCCTTTCATGAGAATTGCTGCTTCTTTTACATATTGTGCCATAGCCTTATGTTGTTAATCAAGGAGAagcaaatctctttttcttcagAGTAAAAGCACAATGAaaactgtggtggtgttcacaggggtcccaggatgagggaagagatgagaatattgactccatgtttcagaaggctgatttataattttatgatatatattatattaaaagaaaattacatacTAAAACTATACAAACGAAcagaaaaaaggatttcatcagaaggcttgaaaagaatggaaaagaattataataaaatcttgtgactgaccagagagtctgagatagccagactgtgattggccattaattagaaacaaccacatgagccaatcacagatccacctgttgcattccacagcagcagataaccattgtttacattttgttcctgaggcttctcagcttctcaggaggaaaaatcctaaggaaaggatttttcataaaatatgtctgtgacagaaaaCCTTAGAAGGTTTTGGTCTGAGTGAAACAGCTCAAGGATCCTTTCAGAGTAACAAGCTCTTGAGAATGAGCAAAATGCCCCAGGAAAACAAGGAGACATTGTGAGCACCACATGTGAGTGAGGTTTAGTTTTTCAGCCTGAAGGAAAAGAGAACATGGACTTGAAAGAGCTTTAGATACTTCAGatttcccctgcttttccctGAACTCTGCTGGAGATGAAGGCAATTACAACCAGATATGAGGGGAAAAATTTGCTGCTCAGCTTCTGAGTAAGGACCAGAATATCCAGAGGCAACTGAGTGTATTAATTGTGTATGTCAGGCATTGAAGAGCTGCAGAGATAATTGATCACTGAAGTACAACTGGTGTTTGGTGGTTGTAAAATAGGGAAAGGGGAACAATCATTCTAAGGTGCATAATCTGAATGAATAATTGGAGAAATATCTGATTGTGTTCTTCTGTATCAATTCCTCTCAGGAGCAGATGAAAATCTCAGTGTTGGGAGAACATGCATTATTCCTGCAACATGCAACACCTGATTTTATCCAGgcctgcctgtgtgctgggaaGAAATATTCCCAGGAGCCCCAAAGGTGGCAGCAATGTAGAAGGCCTCTGTGAAGGCTCCAAACTTGGCCAAGTCAGAATTTTTAACAGGTCATATTATGACATggataacaacaacaacaacaacaacaacaacaacaacaacaaaaaaaaaaaaaaaaaccaaaccaaaaaaccaagcaaacacacaacaaacccacaaaaacaaacaaaaaaacccccaaaaaacaaaaagaaaaacaaaaaatcaacaaaaaatccctaaaacaaacagaaaaacccccaaacaaacaaacaaacaaaaacagataaccaaaaaaagaaaacccaaaaaccagaTAACAAAAATGGAAATGCCTGAGTGTTCCTCCAAGTCATTCCTCAACAAAGAGCTGACCAGCCCCAGTAATGGCAATCCAAGTGATATTTGGGATAAAAGGGGTGCAAATCCCTTGAAGTTTTATTTCAGTGGTTTCAGATGTGATCCTTCACACCCCAACTATCCTCCAGCTGTTTAATGCCTGCATTTTAAACCCTGCATTATTGCTGTACATCTCTGCAGTAAACatcctgattttaaaaggaatttgtTTACATCTTATTAATAAAATGAATGACACTTCAGAGACAGAAATGGAAAGTTGCCACAAGAGATGTCAATTAAGTCTGAGTCAATCTGGGTAAATTGAAatctttattttgatttaatttaatGCTCTGTGCATATGAGGCACTTTTATTGAACCAAGGAATCTTCATATATAGAGAAATGCCTCACTTTGGCCTATTAGCACTAAATTGATTCATAAttagaagaaaatgttcttgTCTCATGATCTCTACAGTAAAAAGCAATCCAAGTGCTGTGATGGGGCTTTCATGTAGCACCCTTGGTTTCCTGTAATATTTTCATGGCAGGCAAAGCATGGAAATTTTGCCAAAATGCCATGGAAACCAAAACTCACAAAGCACATCTGTCTGTGTGACTGGGCTTCTGTGAGTCCTGCTTCAGCCCAGTGTGTCAAGGTCACTTTCTGCTGTGTCAGAgtgaagaaaagagaatttccAGTGGTTCACTCATGAAACTGTGGGATAATGTGTTTTCAGTTCTATCAGGGGTTTGTTTGACCTTAGATGATGTGTTGTATTTACTGACATCATTGTTGTAACCAAGCTTGGCTCTATAAAAACTGATTTAAGATGCTCTTGCCTTTCTTTGCAGCCACACTGTTCTGTTGGTGCCATGACTCCTGGGAGTGTTGGACCAGTCAAAAAAGAGACCACCAGTAAGGAGGAGCATTTGTGTGGTTTGGCATTCAGTCTCATCTACAGTTCagcctttttttaattttaatttaaaatttaaattttaaattctgctgAATTTACAATTCAGTTACAGCAAGCTGTAACAGCTATAAAAGAAGGGTCAGTGATGTTTGAGATGGGCATAGCATGACATTCCTTACAATTACACTATAAAATTATTCCTTTCCTGAAAGTTTAACTCTAAAACATGCAAAGAggagcagaaagggcaatgCCAGAGCAGCCTCCAGTGGAAATGATAGCAGTTCAGAGCACAGCCTGgtcaggggctgcagggatcaTAACTGAGCAGCAAAAGCTCCATATAAGAACTCAGGAAAGACAGGAAGGCAGTTTTGGTGGAGACTTGGCAAAGTTAGTGTTAAGTTTTTTTAGAGCTGAGGTTGTCATATTATTGAGCCCTAAGAAAGGCCAACAAGGGCCAGGGTGAGTTTTGCAGGAAAGGAACTGTGGCAAataaaatagattatttttgcttttattgctATCCAACAATAACCAGAGATTCTACTCTAAAACTTTCAAGTTTCACATTTACCAGCTTACTAAAAGAATGTTTTTCTATGCAGGACAGACATAAATCATCCTGTTCTGCCCAAAAACTTTCACGTGTATCCAGCACCttgtctgggctgtgcccagtaATTAATGGGAAGAGCTGGATTTCTGTGTGAGGAGGTGATCCTCTAGTGAATGACTCTGCTCACTGAAAATCTCCTGTCAGGGGGCTTGTGGAAGATTAGTATTTCATCCCTCTACACTTTACTGATTTTGAAGTGCTAGATATTATATGCCAGAAAGGAGGATTTCCAGGAAATAAAGGTTGGGTAAAGAAGATTTAAGTGAAAGGAAAACATCCTCCCTCTGCAAATCCTCATTCATAAGAGAGTAAGGTGAAGAAGACTGTAATCATTACCTAGAATGCTTTTAATGCAAAGATTTTTCTAAAGCCTAGAAATACTTTTCCAGGCTTTAgaaaaggcttttctttctttttttttttttaattcttgaaaAATATTCTAAGCTTTCAGCAGCACTTGAGGAACAGAGACATTTCAAAATGTGTCACTGAGATTTTTCTCCTCACTCACAGGTACTTTTCAAGTGAAatctgaaaacaagaaaaccatTTGGAATACAGAGGAGGTCCCAGAAGGATCTGAATTTGATGACACATGGGACCCTAGAGAAAAACCAGAGTAAGAAAGCTGAGACTGCCTGTGTGGGCTTCACATGGCATTAATGGAAATGAGACTTAAACAGCATCTGCAGCCATCTGAAAAGATTGTGTCGTGCAAGAAGAAAGATATCAGAGTTGCATCTAAAGCAATATGTGAAGAATGGTTTTAACCCCTCTCTTGAAATCTTCTGATCTCAGAACAGAAACTTAGTGTTGGATTTTCCAGCATAAGTTTATGTGCAGTGTCAGTTACTTGTATAAAGTGGGATTAGGAGGGGAAGTAGGTCAGAAAAACGATTTATTAACTTTAAAATATGCCATTTGTGTGAAATacctgctttttcctgctgcaaCTGAGCTGCATCCATTTTTCCATACTCATAAATTCATAAAGTACTCCAATGTATATTTGCATTTCAAAGATTTAAGCTCTTTAGAGACAAATAGCACTGcagaaggaaaactgtgtgCAGGCAATTTTGAGCTCTTAAATCTTGTCACTCAATCTTAGCCTGTCAAAGCACAACTTGAAACCAGAGGCTTTTCCCTTGCTCACAGAAAAACAGTAGCAAAAACATTCTTGAAATTAGGCATGTGAGTTGGAGTTTGTAGAGGTCAGAAAGCCCTGAGGGTCAGTCCATAAAGCAGATTTTGCATTTCCAATCACTGTTTCAATGTCCTGAAGTGTTAAATGCTGGAGCACATGGCCAGTAGCCCATGAAGCTGCACATTGTGCACCagaatcttcatttttttctgcatgtaaGTCAGGACATGAGGAGTCCAATTTCCCAGTTAAACACAGGACCTGAGACCCACCTTTCTAAAAATGAGGGTTTCAATTTCCCAGCTAAACACGGGACCTGAGACCCACCTGAGCAGAGACTCAGCCTTTCTGAAAATGGGGTTTTCAATTTCCCAATTAAACACAGGACTTAAGACCCACCTGAGCAGGGACTCAGcctttctgaaaataatttggaatTCACCCTCATGCACAGTTGTCCCTGAAATGGTCACTGTCAGGTACAGAACACGCTGTCTGTATTGTGGACACAGAGATTTTCTTGTGCTGTTCTTTGACCCTTCCCCTCTGCAGTGCTTCTCCAGCCTCAAGCACTTCTGACCCTTGTTGCACAGATGAAGAGAGAGAATATAAGTCTTTACAATAGTTCATCaaatgaagcaaagaaaaagtgCTAAAAGGAAAACAGATGGCCACAGAGGTGCATCCAGAGCTATTAGACACATTTGTCACTGACTTAGGAATTATTACATATGCAGATGCACACTGGAGATGTGAAAGATTTTCAAACAGCTTAGACAAGTGATCCACCCCAGTAATTTTGCTGAATTTAGTAGGAGTAGCATATGTTATAAATACaaattcagttttcctttcctcattcATTAATTACCAAGAGCAAGGGAATACGTGATTCCACATTTTGTAGatgtgaagaaaaagaaaataaatgctagCTGAATGCAAAGCTACAGTCTGGCTTAAGAGTGCAATGCTCAGGCTGCGAGAATATGCTAAAGGACAGAACAGAACACATGTAATTGTGGCATCTCCCTTTTCAAATCCATTCCCAGGAGTTTGTGCTGTTTGACTTGCTGATAAGCATTAGGAAGCATTTCCTGATCGTACCAAGGCTGGTTGGGgaagcagaggcagcacagtGAGAGCTTTGGGAGGTGGAGTGAGTGATTTTCACCTGTCTTCCAGCTGTCCCAGTCATGGCTCTGAACAGAAACCCAGTGCAGATGGATTGGAGCCTTGAAGGGAGACTGCAAAGGAGGAGAGGCAGTGTGAGGAGGATTTAGAGTCCTCTGAGAATCACAGTCTCCttcagcctcctgctccagaaTTCCTAGGCAATGGCTTCTCTTTGGCAGGTATGAGATTTCCTTCAAGCAGCACGTGGGAACAGAGGATGTCTTCTTTGGGATGACTGGGAAAGATCCCTCCACTGCCTGCTGTGAAGATATAGTGGtgagctgagcctggagctCTGGTCCCTTCTCTGtgctctctctctgcctttcccaccTCCCCATCTTTCTGAGGGACGGAATGTAAACACCAAGTTCCACTGCTGCCTTTGACTGACCTCCTGTAGCACTATCTCGTGGTTCTCAAGGCATTTTGAGATGGCATTTACACTTGCTAACCTGAGGAACTTGTGTATCTCCTCAAGGACCAAGTGTGCTCAAGGCAATCTTTGCAAATGCATATGCCCCATATAAACTTAAAGAGAATAAAATGTAGCTCTAAGATGAAGTTTCATCTTGGACGCACTtttggagaggagaggagctgggaaggagatttttttttcatcttcctgCATTTTTTACAAGCTGTGTGGGCTAGCAAAATGCTACAATACTGACAGCCTTTAAAGTTCCAGCTATCAGATCCTGCCTCATCATTATATAATCAAAGGCCTCCCTGGTTTCTGAGCTCCAGGACAGGTAGAAGTGCTGTGTTATCTTTCTAGCAGAAGCAAACTGTCCCTGCAATGCACAAAGCCCGAGGCTTTGCTGAGTGTTGAACACCTGTCAAGCACATTAGCAGCTCAGGAACTGGAAGAGAATAGGATATCAATACACATCACTAAGCTATTGAAAGCAGTCATTATCACTGTCGGATTTGCTCTGATACAAATTACCTACTCAAAACGTTGCTCTTTGATACTAGCATTGAAATATTCATGAAAATGAGCTCTTTTATGGCTTTTAGGGCAACATATGTAATCACAGCTTTACCTCTGCCCATCGTTTCAGATTAAAATCAAGCTGCCAGAGACCAAGTACTCAGACATCACATTAGACATCCAGGACAAGGTTCTTGACCTTCGAACTCCCAAAAAGTAAGTGCAGCACAACTGATAAAAGTACAATTAATATCCTGTTTGAAATGGGGTTTAGCCAAGCTTTTAACTGCAGTCTGTGTGGAAAGCAAAGCTAAAGATTGTACTATTAATAATTGcttgtgaaaaataaatacagaaaaaccaCTCATAGTCCATCCATAGGTGCACAATCTGCTGGCTTTGAATCTGTGATGCTGTCCAGTAAAAAGCTTTGGGACAGATTTTGGCTACTTAAACAACAAGTATCAGGGGC from Ammospiza caudacuta isolate bAmmCau1 chromosome 14, bAmmCau1.pri, whole genome shotgun sequence harbors:
- the LOC131564023 gene encoding nuclear pore glycoprotein p62-like, which translates into the protein MSQFSFGAAAPGGAFGLGAPRAAAAAATTATSGFSFSAPAPAPASTGFSFGSAAPAAGGSQPAGLFSFSRPGTAAQPSGFSFGSASAAPAATTAAAFSMGANTPKVTFGASTATPAPAITGGFSFGAPAATSTPSSQAAAPSGFAFGSAASSSSSTAVSGTPGGFTFSSGSTSQAGTAGFSIGTAAAPATAAGLSFGTAPAAAASTSTATLAAATSTAAPFSLGGQPSGLTFGAQPSTAATSTSTATLTTSTSQAPTLSFGAKLGVTSTAASTASTTSTTSVLGSTGPSLFASVATSSAPASSSTTGLSLGATSTGSTGTATLGTLGFGLKVPGTTAATTSTATGTTSASGFPLNLKPLTTTGAIGAVTSTAATTTATTASAPPVMTYAQLESLINKWSLELEDQEKHFLHQATQVNAWDRMLIENGEKITSLHREVEKVKVDQKRLDQELDFILSQQKELEDLLTPLEESVKEQSGTIYLQHADEERERTYKLAENIDAQLKRMAQDLKDIIDHLNTSGGPADTSDPLQQICKILNAHMDSLQWIDQNSAVLQRKVEEVTKVCESRRKEQERSFRITFD
- the DNAAF6 gene encoding dynein axonemal assembly factor 6, producing MDLDSMFSGSSLQSLAKLLRDAPEEDDDDDNVPHCSVGAMTPGSVGPVKKETTSTFQVKSENKKTIWNTEEVPEGSEFDDTWDPREKPEYEISFKQHVGTEDVFFGMTGKDPSTACCEDIVIKIKLPETKYSDITLDIQDKVLDLRTPKNKLLLHLPYPVNSKEGRARFLSEEEILEVTLRVSRKLDFINFSDG